The following are encoded in a window of Bordetella genomosp. 10 genomic DNA:
- a CDS encoding Zn-ribbon domain-containing OB-fold protein — translation MPRFSAAHLYKPETAAATAALDDMSQIPTETPDSAERQYFDCLSKGLFMLPHCLECGRHHFYPRVLCPHCGADSLEWVPASGKGVVYATTTVRSKASVHNVCLVDLEEGPRLMSRVVDIDSTAVQIGLPVRARVDEVDGKPLLVFVSAEGQA, via the coding sequence ATGCCGCGCTTTTCCGCGGCGCATCTCTATAAACCGGAGACGGCTGCCGCCACGGCAGCATTGGACGATATGTCGCAGATTCCCACGGAGACGCCAGATAGCGCCGAACGGCAGTATTTCGACTGCCTGTCCAAAGGCCTTTTCATGTTGCCGCATTGCCTCGAATGCGGTCGCCACCATTTCTATCCCCGTGTGCTGTGCCCGCACTGCGGCGCCGACAGCCTGGAATGGGTGCCCGCCAGCGGCAAAGGCGTGGTGTATGCCACCACGACGGTGCGCAGCAAGGCCAGCGTCCATAATGTCTGCCTGGTCGACCTGGAAGAAGGCCCCCGGCTGATGAGCCGCGTCGTCGACATCGACAGTACGGCGGTGCAAATCGGCCTGCCGGTGCGCGCGCGCGTGGACGAAGTCGACGGCAAGCCATTGCTGGTGTTCGTGTCCGCGGAGGGCCAGGCATGA